The Vicia villosa cultivar HV-30 ecotype Madison, WI linkage group LG1, Vvil1.0, whole genome shotgun sequence genome includes a region encoding these proteins:
- the LOC131644156 gene encoding probable prefoldin subunit 4, translated as MQQGGGSETEVTWEDQQNINKFGRLNNRLHELNDEIKFAKEANDNLEDASNELILTDEEVVRFQIGEVFAHVPKDEVESRIEQMQEATSQKLEKLEEEKQSVVAQMSELKKILYGKFKDSINLEED; from the exons ATGCAGCAG GGAGGAGGATCTGAAACGGAAGTTACATGGGAGGACCAGCAGAATATCAACAAATTCGGAAGGTTGAATAATCGCTTACACGAGCTTAACGATGAGATCAAATTTGCTAAG GAAGCTAATGATAATTTAGAGGATGCGAGCAATGAGTTGATTCTCACTGATGAAGAGGTTGTTCGGTTTCAAATAGGAGAGGTTTTTGCTCATGTGCCGAAGGATGAAGTTGAGAGCAGGATAGAACAGATGCAAGAGGCAACAAGCCAGAAATTGGAAAAACTTGAGGAGGAGAAACAATCTGTGGTTGCTCAGATGTCCGAACTGAAGAAAATTTTGTATGGGAAGTTCAAAGACTCGATCAATCTTGAGGAGGATTAG
- the LOC131653631 gene encoding uncharacterized protein LOC131653631 — MVRQFGRMSMIPRSPFAAAPNIISRRDLTAIFQDLKHHLVPEEYRSMRITESWHCVDGYVTWFYQVLHPIMTLDTPWRPPRPTHEELLENQQVEDDHATNLLPICQ; from the coding sequence atggtcagACAGTTTGGGCGCATGTCGATGATACCTAGGTCTCCATTTGCGGCTGCTCCCAACATTATTAGCCGCCGAGATCTCACTGCTATCTTTCAGGATTTGAAGCATCATTTGGTGCCAGAGGAGTATCGGAGTATGCGAATCACCGAGAGCTGGCACTGTGTAGATGGATACGTGACATGGTTTTATCAAGTGTTACATCCTATCATGACACTCGATACTCCATGGCGTCCACCTAGGCCAACGCATGAGGAGCTCTTGGAGAATCAGCAggtcgaggatgaccatgccactaaTCTCCTGCCGATATGCCAGTGA